One window of the Mycobacterium sp. SVM_VP21 genome contains the following:
- a CDS encoding cation-translocating P-type ATPase has translation MDVFAIGRFGLDAVGAVASASLDLAAIPLREGAKILAGERSDLTSRRSWRGAGRAWIEVHGLDDSDGVDIGAEVLEALGAEPGVTSVRLNRPLSRVVVEIGDHVSLADLCAVVQAVEKGLELTAAETAALPGDGLLLATKGAMVGANAVGLAIATVGSAMRLPAAPKIFDAAASVARYQPLVRDALASRIGPAKTDRVLSLVSLASHVVTMSPAILAVDLMVEGLKASETRAGALAWNRYEPELARFAEHSDVHTTARPVPRPDGMGERYLKRTAVAQVVAAGAVGALTRNLDMTSSAILATSPKAVRTSCESFAATLGQGLADTHGVLPLRPDSLRRLDKIDTVVIDPRALTGEQRRVVQIRGASEHELPKAWNSAQSLLDKPGLRPGWHRVPGMTVRGSTRKESVDALILPAHHALASAVVLEARASGAELVTVDTEILGELRPGFDDIRPVSGEDLDGALAAAVTDLQQAGRTVAVLSTSAAHALASADLALGVMPTSEHADTPPPFYADLLLADLAGAWQVLRALPAARTATERGVAISIGASSIAGLLLVRGVRATIPGVGAGQSRGPGPVTVGAGAGMLSGYLLARRVLRAHAPKPAPAYEWHAMTVEQARELLSPDAVTPLAERAPVDAETQGMFWPYFHAVREELSDPMTPILALCSAATAMLGSPIDAVMVGTVLTGNAMLAAYQRLRAESRLNTLLAQQAPPARVVLMDAEGIPTYHEIPAEQLLPGDLIEVRSNEVVPADARTIEVSDVEVDESALTGESLSVGKQLDPTPGAELAERSSMLYAGTTVIAGKALAMVTAVGADTQARRASELASGELPEVGLQHHLSQLMYRTFPYSAAGGVAVGALGLLRQGGLRVALGNAIAVAIAAVPEGMPLMATLAQHASSQRLSKTGALVRIPRSVEALGRVDVVCFDKTGTLSENRLRVATVRPLEGYSDDDVLGTAAQAAPAPDGAAHAHATDQAIVEGAASAAGARPWIEPDAHLPFRSGRAFSASVLGSELLVKGAPEVVLGACENVDAAVEQQVAAMAAQGLRVIAVAHGKLTAAQVRAVRDDSERLVEVSASGLTLLGFLGLADTPRADAPQLLADLAARGVDIRMITGDHPITATAIAAEMGVTVAPEQVITGSEWNALNRKEQERVVCERVIFARMSPENKVQIVQTLERAGRVSAMVGDGANDAAAIRAATVGLGVVAHGSDSAHATADVVLTDGKIGALVDAIDEGRRLWRGVQLAISGLLGGNAGEVMFSVIGTAITGNSPLNTRQLLLMNTLTDALPATAVAVSTPAGPIGDAVPGLDEGKLWRAVAFRGGVTAAAGTAAWAMASVTGLPQRAATVALISLVTTELGQTVVDSRAPMVLATAAGSFALFAAIVSTPGVSQLLGCTPVGPIGWAQGLGTAAAATAAVAVASRFSTPTKEIAAPAKEIAAPTKAVAAVPAKKAPAAKKAPAKKAAAKKAPAAKKAPAAKKAPAEKAVPAKKAPAKKAAAKKSSAKLELVR, from the coding sequence ATGGATGTTTTCGCAATCGGCCGTTTCGGTCTGGACGCCGTTGGTGCCGTCGCATCGGCCAGCCTGGATCTCGCCGCCATCCCCCTGCGTGAGGGCGCCAAGATCCTGGCCGGTGAGCGCTCCGATCTGACCAGCCGACGGAGTTGGCGCGGTGCGGGCCGGGCCTGGATCGAGGTGCACGGGCTCGACGACTCCGACGGCGTAGATATTGGTGCCGAGGTTCTGGAAGCCCTGGGGGCCGAGCCCGGCGTCACCTCGGTGCGGCTGAACCGTCCGCTGTCGCGGGTTGTCGTCGAGATCGGCGATCACGTTTCGCTGGCCGATCTGTGCGCGGTGGTCCAGGCCGTCGAAAAGGGGCTCGAATTGACTGCGGCCGAAACCGCGGCGCTGCCGGGCGACGGACTGCTGCTGGCCACCAAGGGCGCGATGGTGGGCGCCAACGCGGTGGGGCTGGCGATCGCGACCGTGGGCAGCGCTATGCGCCTGCCCGCCGCGCCCAAGATCTTCGACGCCGCGGCGTCGGTGGCCCGCTATCAGCCGCTTGTCCGTGACGCGCTGGCAAGCCGGATCGGCCCGGCAAAGACCGACAGGGTGCTCTCGCTGGTCTCGCTCGCGTCGCACGTCGTCACCATGTCCCCGGCGATCCTGGCGGTGGACCTGATGGTGGAGGGCCTGAAGGCCTCCGAGACCCGCGCCGGGGCGCTGGCCTGGAACCGGTACGAGCCGGAGCTGGCCCGCTTCGCAGAACACTCGGACGTGCACACCACTGCGCGCCCCGTCCCGCGGCCGGACGGTATGGGCGAGCGCTACCTGAAGCGCACCGCGGTCGCCCAGGTGGTCGCGGCCGGGGCGGTGGGCGCGCTCACTCGCAACCTGGACATGACTTCGAGTGCCATCCTGGCCACCTCCCCGAAAGCGGTGCGCACCAGTTGCGAATCGTTCGCCGCAACCCTGGGGCAGGGGTTGGCCGACACGCACGGAGTGCTGCCGCTGCGGCCGGACAGCCTGCGCCGCCTCGACAAGATCGACACCGTGGTCATCGACCCGCGGGCGCTGACCGGTGAACAACGCCGGGTGGTGCAGATCCGCGGAGCGAGCGAGCACGAGCTGCCGAAGGCCTGGAACAGCGCCCAGAGCCTGCTCGACAAGCCCGGACTGCGCCCGGGCTGGCACCGGGTTCCCGGCATGACCGTCCGCGGGTCGACCCGCAAGGAGTCGGTGGACGCGCTGATCCTGCCCGCGCACCATGCGCTGGCCTCGGCGGTGGTCCTCGAAGCACGCGCCTCCGGCGCGGAGCTGGTCACGGTGGACACCGAGATCCTCGGCGAGCTGCGTCCCGGCTTCGACGACATCCGGCCGGTTTCCGGTGAAGATCTCGACGGCGCGCTGGCCGCGGCCGTCACCGACCTGCAGCAGGCCGGCCGCACCGTCGCGGTGCTGTCCACCTCGGCAGCCCACGCGCTGGCGTCGGCTGATCTGGCGCTGGGTGTCATGCCGACGAGCGAGCATGCCGACACCCCACCTCCCTTTTACGCCGACCTGCTGCTGGCCGACCTCGCCGGAGCATGGCAGGTGTTGCGTGCACTGCCGGCGGCCCGAACGGCCACCGAGCGCGGGGTCGCGATCTCGATCGGGGCGTCGTCCATCGCCGGGCTGCTGCTGGTCCGCGGGGTTCGGGCGACCATCCCCGGTGTCGGGGCGGGGCAGAGCCGCGGCCCGGGGCCGGTGACCGTCGGTGCCGGCGCCGGAATGCTGTCGGGGTATCTGCTGGCCCGCCGGGTGCTGCGGGCGCACGCACCCAAGCCGGCACCGGCCTACGAGTGGCACGCCATGACGGTCGAGCAGGCGCGCGAGCTCTTGTCTCCGGACGCGGTGACGCCGCTGGCCGAACGCGCGCCGGTCGACGCGGAAACGCAAGGCATGTTCTGGCCGTACTTCCACGCCGTGCGGGAAGAGTTGTCCGACCCGATGACGCCGATCTTGGCGCTGTGCTCGGCGGCGACCGCCATGCTGGGCTCGCCGATCGACGCCGTGATGGTGGGCACCGTGCTCACCGGCAACGCCATGCTGGCCGCTTATCAGCGGTTGCGGGCCGAGAGCCGCCTGAACACCTTGCTGGCCCAGCAGGCCCCGCCGGCCCGCGTCGTGCTGATGGACGCCGAGGGCATCCCGACCTACCACGAAATCCCCGCCGAACAACTGCTGCCCGGTGACCTGATCGAGGTTCGCAGCAACGAGGTGGTGCCCGCTGACGCCCGGACGATCGAGGTGTCCGACGTCGAGGTCGACGAGTCCGCGCTGACCGGCGAATCGCTGTCGGTCGGCAAACAGCTGGACCCGACTCCCGGCGCCGAACTGGCCGAGCGCAGCTCCATGCTCTACGCGGGCACCACGGTGATTGCCGGTAAGGCGCTGGCGATGGTGACGGCCGTCGGCGCCGACACCCAGGCCCGCCGGGCCTCCGAACTGGCCTCCGGCGAGCTGCCCGAGGTCGGTCTGCAGCACCACCTGTCCCAGTTGATGTACCGGACCTTCCCGTACAGCGCCGCCGGTGGTGTGGCGGTCGGCGCGCTCGGCCTGCTGCGCCAGGGCGGGCTGCGTGTCGCGCTCGGCAACGCGATCGCGGTCGCGATCGCCGCCGTCCCGGAGGGCATGCCGCTGATGGCCACCCTGGCCCAGCACGCGTCGTCGCAACGGTTGAGCAAAACCGGTGCGCTGGTGCGGATCCCGCGGTCGGTGGAGGCACTCGGCCGGGTCGACGTGGTCTGCTTCGACAAGACCGGAACGCTCAGTGAGAACCGGCTGCGGGTCGCCACGGTGCGCCCGCTTGAGGGATATTCCGACGACGACGTACTCGGTACCGCCGCGCAGGCGGCGCCGGCTCCCGACGGTGCGGCGCACGCGCACGCCACTGACCAGGCCATCGTCGAGGGGGCGGCGTCCGCCGCCGGCGCCCGGCCGTGGATCGAGCCGGACGCGCACCTGCCGTTCCGCTCCGGCCGGGCCTTCTCGGCATCGGTGCTGGGATCGGAGCTGCTGGTCAAGGGCGCACCGGAAGTGGTGTTGGGTGCCTGCGAGAACGTCGACGCCGCGGTCGAGCAGCAGGTGGCCGCGATGGCCGCCCAGGGCCTGCGGGTGATCGCGGTCGCCCACGGCAAGCTGACCGCCGCCCAGGTGCGGGCCGTCCGGGACGATTCCGAACGTCTCGTGGAGGTCAGTGCCTCCGGGCTGACGCTGCTCGGGTTCCTCGGCCTGGCCGATACCCCCCGGGCCGACGCTCCGCAGCTGCTCGCCGATCTGGCCGCCCGCGGCGTCGATATCCGGATGATCACCGGTGACCACCCGATCACGGCCACCGCGATCGCCGCCGAGATGGGCGTGACCGTGGCCCCCGAGCAGGTCATCACCGGCTCGGAGTGGAATGCCTTGAATCGCAAGGAACAAGAGCGGGTGGTCTGCGAGCGGGTGATCTTCGCCCGGATGTCGCCGGAGAACAAGGTGCAGATCGTCCAGACCCTGGAGCGCGCCGGCCGAGTGTCGGCGATGGTCGGTGACGGCGCCAACGACGCCGCCGCGATCCGCGCCGCCACGGTGGGGCTGGGTGTCGTTGCGCACGGCAGTGACTCGGCACATGCCACCGCCGACGTCGTGCTGACCGACGGCAAGATCGGTGCCCTGGTCGACGCGATCGACGAGGGCCGGCGCCTGTGGCGCGGTGTGCAATTGGCCATCTCCGGGCTGCTGGGCGGCAACGCCGGCGAAGTGATGTTCTCCGTCATCGGCACGGCGATCACCGGGAATTCACCGCTGAACACCCGCCAGCTGCTGTTGATGAACACCCTGACCGACGCGCTGCCGGCCACCGCCGTGGCGGTGAGCACGCCGGCGGGCCCGATCGGTGACGCGGTGCCCGGACTCGACGAGGGCAAACTGTGGCGTGCGGTGGCGTTCCGCGGCGGAGTCACCGCCGCGGCGGGCACCGCAGCGTGGGCGATGGCTTCGGTAACCGGTTTGCCGCAGCGGGCCGCGACGGTGGCGCTGATCTCGCTGGTGACCACCGAACTCGGTCAGACCGTGGTCGATTCGCGGGCGCCGATGGTGCTGGCCACCGCGGCCGGATCGTTCGCGCTGTTCGCGGCGATCGTCTCCACCCCCGGAGTCAGCCAGCTGTTGGGTTGCACGCCGGTTGGCCCGATCGGCTGGGCGCAGGGTCTGGGCACGGCCGCGGCGGCCACCGCCGCGGTGGCTGTGGCGAGCCGATTCTCGACCCCGACTAAGGAGATCGCTGCCCCGGCCAAGGAGATCGCGGCCCCCACCAAGGCGGTGGCGGCGGTTCCGGCGAAGAAGGCTCCGGCTGCCAAGAAGGCTCCGGCGAAGAAGGCCGCGGCCAAGAAAGCTCCGGCTGCCAAGAAAGCCCCGGCTGCCAAGAAGGCCCCCGCCGAGAAGGCCGTGCCGGCCAAGAAAGCACCGGCTAAAAAGGCCGCCGCGAAGAAGTCTTCCGCGAAGCTGGAGCTGGTGCGCTGA
- a CDS encoding Rv1535 domain-containing protein, producing the protein MAEPLADVTGALLTVPVVELYAVLWRAGLLEVRLPASKRRLPQVIVLQPA; encoded by the coding sequence ATGGCAGAGCCTCTGGCCGACGTGACGGGGGCACTCCTCACCGTGCCGGTGGTCGAGTTGTACGCCGTGCTCTGGCGCGCCGGCCTGCTGGAGGTTCGCCTACCCGCATCCAAGCGACGACTGCCGCAGGTGATAGTGCTTCAGCCGGCGTAA
- a CDS encoding DUF2304 domain-containing protein, which yields MNWIKVLLIAAVLVLLIYLLLSRRSAQSRAWVKVGYLVFVVAGIYAVLRPDDTTVLANWLGVRRGTDLMLYVLIMVFAFTTLSTYMRFRDLELRYARLARVIALGQAQPPEPPGPPGPPKTQ from the coding sequence ATGAACTGGATAAAGGTTCTGCTCATCGCGGCGGTGCTGGTGCTGCTGATCTACCTGCTGCTGTCGCGCCGTTCCGCCCAGTCGCGGGCCTGGGTGAAGGTCGGCTACCTGGTGTTCGTGGTGGCCGGTATCTATGCGGTGTTGCGTCCCGACGACACCACCGTGTTGGCCAACTGGCTCGGGGTGCGCCGCGGCACCGATCTGATGCTGTACGTGCTGATCATGGTTTTCGCGTTCACCACGCTGAGCACCTATATGCGATTCCGCGATCTGGAGCTGCGCTACGCCCGGCTGGCGAGGGTGATTGCGCTCGGCCAAGCCCAACCGCCCGAACCGCCTGGGCCACCCGGGCCGCCCAAAACACAGTAA
- a CDS encoding glycosyltransferase family 2 protein → MDTRYPDVWIIVPAFNEATVIGDVIAGIRSVFDYVVCVDDGSADDTAVAARRAGAYVVHHPVNLGQGAAIQTGVEFARRQPGARLFATFDADGQHRVADLTRMIDRLDTADLDIVIGTRFAAPEAAATVPPLKRAVLRTAVWLNPRIRRLGLSDAHNGLRVFNRRVADGLDLTMNGMSHAGEFIALIAENRWRVGEEPVEVLYTDYSKSKGQPLLNGVNILFDGLLRKRMSR, encoded by the coding sequence ATCGATACCCGCTACCCCGATGTCTGGATCATCGTCCCGGCGTTCAACGAGGCGACCGTCATCGGTGACGTGATCGCCGGGATCCGTTCGGTTTTCGACTACGTGGTCTGCGTGGACGATGGAAGCGCTGACGACACCGCCGTCGCGGCGCGGCGCGCGGGCGCTTACGTGGTGCACCATCCGGTCAACCTCGGTCAGGGCGCGGCCATCCAGACCGGGGTCGAGTTCGCCCGCCGCCAGCCCGGCGCCCGACTGTTCGCCACCTTCGACGCCGACGGCCAGCACCGGGTGGCCGACCTGACACGCATGATCGACCGTCTCGACACCGCCGACCTCGACATCGTGATCGGCACCCGGTTCGCCGCACCCGAAGCTGCCGCGACGGTGCCGCCGCTCAAACGAGCGGTACTGCGGACCGCAGTGTGGCTCAACCCGCGAATTCGCCGACTTGGGCTCTCCGACGCCCACAACGGCCTGCGGGTGTTCAACCGGCGGGTGGCCGATGGCCTCGACCTCACCATGAACGGGATGAGCCATGCCGGGGAGTTCATCGCCCTGATTGCCGAAAACCGCTGGCGGGTAGGCGAAGAGCCGGTCGAGGTGCTCTACACCGACTACTCGAAGTCGAAGGGGCAGCCGCTGCTCAACGGCGTCAACATCCTGTTCGACGGGTTGCTACGTAAGAGGATGTCGCGATGA
- a CDS encoding TerC/Alx family metal homeostasis membrane protein produces the protein MDPSLLEWLLTFAGLGVVLGFDLFLVARRVHEPSMREVAIRLSCYIGLAVAFGIWVWHFHGAKYGMQFYAGWLTEYSLSVDNLFVFVIIMNSFNVPKKYRQEALFVGIIMALSFRAVFIALGGVAVQRLSWTFYVFGAFMAYTAIKLLRHDDPTGEGAGEGGNNAVVRFARSHLNATEGWGSGVRFFVRDRAGAWAITPMFLVALALGTTDLVFAMDSIPAIYGLTRQPYLVFTANVFALMGLRQLFFILGQMLSRLVYLSQGLAVILGFIGVRMVLHALRTNDIWFINGGRNFNVPEIPTPVSLAVVVGVLLLTTGASLYRTRGSTSAE, from the coding sequence TTGGACCCGTCGCTGCTGGAATGGCTGCTGACATTCGCGGGCTTGGGCGTGGTGCTCGGTTTCGACCTATTCCTGGTCGCCCGCCGTGTGCACGAGCCGTCGATGCGCGAGGTCGCGATCCGGCTGTCGTGCTACATCGGGCTGGCGGTGGCCTTCGGCATCTGGGTGTGGCATTTTCACGGCGCGAAGTACGGCATGCAGTTCTACGCGGGCTGGCTGACCGAGTACAGCCTGTCGGTGGACAACCTGTTCGTGTTCGTGATCATCATGAACAGCTTCAACGTGCCCAAGAAGTACCGGCAGGAGGCGCTGTTCGTCGGCATCATCATGGCGCTGTCGTTTCGGGCGGTGTTCATCGCGCTCGGCGGGGTCGCCGTGCAGCGGCTGTCCTGGACGTTCTACGTGTTCGGCGCATTTATGGCCTACACCGCGATCAAACTGCTGCGTCACGACGACCCCACCGGCGAGGGTGCGGGCGAGGGGGGCAACAACGCCGTGGTGCGTTTCGCCCGCAGCCACCTCAACGCCACCGAGGGCTGGGGCTCGGGGGTTCGGTTCTTCGTCCGGGACCGCGCCGGGGCGTGGGCCATCACGCCGATGTTTCTCGTTGCGCTCGCGTTGGGCACCACCGACCTGGTGTTCGCGATGGACTCCATTCCGGCCATCTACGGGTTGACTCGTCAGCCCTACCTGGTGTTCACCGCCAACGTGTTTGCCCTGATGGGCCTGCGGCAGCTGTTCTTCATCCTCGGTCAGATGCTGAGCCGGCTGGTGTATCTGTCCCAGGGGCTGGCGGTGATCCTGGGGTTCATCGGGGTGCGGATGGTGTTGCACGCGCTGCGCACCAACGACATCTGGTTCATCAACGGGGGCCGCAACTTCAACGTCCCGGAGATCCCCACCCCGGTCAGCCTGGCGGTCGTGGTGGGAGTGTTGCTGCTGACGACGGGCGCGAGCCTGTACCGGACCCGCGGGTCTACCTCAGCCGAGTGA
- a CDS encoding nitroreductase/quinone reductase family protein, translated as MAAGYDRPNAAARFANTVIRKLAEAGISIAGTRAISVRGRKSGKRRGVVINLLTVDRVDYLVSPRGNTEWVRNVRAAGEIEIGPRWRPQPAGVTEVSDDDKPELLRRYLQRWYWQVKGYVPGLTPDSSDDELRAAASSFPVFSLG; from the coding sequence ATGGCCGCCGGATACGACCGACCCAATGCAGCCGCCCGATTCGCCAATACGGTGATCCGCAAGCTGGCCGAGGCGGGCATCAGCATTGCCGGCACCCGTGCGATCTCCGTGCGCGGCCGCAAGAGCGGCAAGCGCCGTGGCGTCGTGATCAATCTGCTGACCGTCGACCGGGTGGACTACCTGGTTTCGCCGCGCGGCAACACCGAATGGGTTCGCAATGTGCGCGCCGCCGGCGAGATCGAGATCGGTCCTCGGTGGCGTCCGCAGCCGGCTGGGGTCACCGAGGTGTCCGACGACGACAAACCGGAGTTGCTGCGCCGCTATCTACAACGATGGTATTGGCAGGTCAAGGGTTACGTGCCGGGGCTGACACCGGATTCCAGCGACGACGAACTGCGGGCCGCGGCGTCGTCGTTCCCGGTCTTCTCACTCGGCTGA
- a CDS encoding TetR/AcrR family transcriptional regulator yields MGKRQESRERIEAQIIEVGRRHLRTHGAAGLSLRAVARDVGMVSSAVYRYVGSRDELITLLLVDAYSDLADAVDRARASASWREDIVAIAHAVRDWALAQPAGWALLYGSPVPGYHAPAEQTVAPGTRVVGAFFEAIAAGVAAGDIASGNSVAAQPLSADFERLRQEFDFPGDDAVVAKCFLLWAALVGAVSLEVFGGYGEDTLSAPRVVFDIQLGLLLDVLGVSDRRS; encoded by the coding sequence GTGGGAAAACGGCAGGAGTCGCGGGAACGCATTGAGGCGCAGATCATCGAGGTCGGACGGCGTCATCTGCGCACCCACGGGGCGGCCGGGCTATCGCTGCGAGCGGTCGCCCGTGATGTGGGCATGGTGTCCTCGGCGGTCTACCGGTACGTGGGCAGCCGCGACGAGTTGATCACCCTGCTGCTGGTCGACGCCTATAGCGATCTGGCCGATGCGGTGGACCGGGCCCGTGCATCGGCGTCGTGGCGTGAGGACATCGTCGCGATCGCCCACGCGGTGCGGGACTGGGCGTTAGCCCAGCCGGCCGGCTGGGCGTTGCTGTACGGCAGCCCGGTTCCCGGCTATCACGCGCCTGCCGAGCAGACCGTGGCCCCGGGCACCCGGGTCGTCGGCGCGTTCTTCGAAGCGATCGCGGCGGGCGTCGCAGCCGGCGACATTGCGTCGGGCAACAGCGTTGCAGCGCAACCGCTATCGGCGGACTTCGAGCGACTCCGCCAGGAATTCGACTTCCCCGGCGACGATGCCGTCGTCGCGAAATGCTTCCTGCTGTGGGCCGCCCTCGTTGGCGCGGTCAGCCTGGAAGTGTTCGGCGGGTACGGCGAGGACACCCTCTCGGCACCGCGGGTGGTTTTCGACATCCAGCTCGGACTGCTCCTGGACGTGCTGGGGGTCAGTGACCGGAGGTCTTGA